GTGCTTCACTTTTGCAAAATCGATCCTgcaagcatgtgtagggcatgtggggaagatgattaaAACCggatgccatgggattgacccaggattcactgaataaggttaagccaagcgatcagccgatatacttttttttaatatttggcagtacttggcattgagtatgtcaacttgttctctttttacattcattctttgtttacgttttctcctatatgatgacattttcaatcgtcagatttgacatccttaatgatgtttatggggcttatccactttgtgtttttgcatgtgacctaaccttctattagtgaatcctgggatTGACCATGGCATCcggttttacattttttttacatttcttaatcggcaagggctgccgcctcagtgtacaacacactgcttcaACAACATGATGGCCCGGCAagagatagctgtgagcaccacacaggctggaacattgagatccGAACTGTGTGGCCTTGATAGCaaatcacgagaagcttaactgcgaGCTTGGGTGGCGCCGGCacttgtacaaatactgagtgcctatgatgctcgatatgacaaagtgagtttttggcgcctttaaataacagtTGGCCACTTTGTTCCCGCTGCTATCGGTACTTTGGACcagaacgaacttgctcacctacaggagcttgacgaggagcATTGTCATTGCGAGGAGCTATATCATCGCACcccctttcaacctaacctaacacaatCCTGCCATCATAATACACTTGGATTAATTGTGTTGAATTACTCATTAgccccaggattcactgaataaggttaagccaagcgatcagccgatatactttttttttaatatttggcagtacttggcattgaggatgtcaacttgttctctttttacattcattctttgtttacgttttctcctatatgatgacattttcaatcgtcagatttgacaaccttaatgatgtttatggggcctatccactttgtgttttgcatgtgacctaaccttctattagtgaatcctgcatTAGCCCAAAAGAAAGCATTTTaatatttaacacatttttcatttgaattttttttaacgagCTTGACGGTTGTTCACGTTGAAAGCCGAATAGAGCACCAACCCCAAATGCTTTTGTCAGCTGTTTTCTTTCTTTCCTGAATTGTGGCAACCTTGAGCAAATGTCATAGTCGATGACGCACTGctacaaaaattaaagaaaaatataattgTACGCAATAAAAAACTGCATTAAAATCCGAGTTACACAAAAACTTCATTACTATTTAGGGTAACAAAAGCAAAGGTTTGCAAGATGAGTTTCTTTGGCAAAATGTTTGGCGGCAAAAAGGAGCAGGCTCCCACCACAGGCGAGGCTATACAGAAATTGCGTGAGACAGAAAATATGCTGGTCAAAAAGCAGGAATTTCTAGAATcaaaaattgaagaggaattgAATACAGCTAGAAAAAATGCATCTAAAAACAAAAGAGGTAAGTTCCAAGTTATGTTGGAAGAAGAATCCAGGCAATAAGAGGAGGGCGCCATTGGCTAGCGCTGTCTTTCCGCATTACAGATGACTCGTGGTGTGGTGGTGGTGATAGTAAGGCTGATGCTGTTGTCAccgctgttgttattgttactaTAATGAGTCATTATATGGGCTGTTTGTTTTTGCTACAAGCAAGAGGAGACTTTGGGCAATAGATTTATTTTTCGAAATGAGATCTCATTTATTTCTTTCGTTTGTTTCTTGTCTATGCATGGGCTCGGTCGGTCGCTCCCCCTGTTTAAAACAAACATCTTCCTGATAACGCTGCTGTTCGGTCATGTTCGGTGTACCCCCTGGCTTACCATGCATATatactatatacatatatgtgtgTGCACACAAAAAGAACGTAATGATACTAGTTGATACACTTTAGCTACATAATAACATTTTTCCAACATTTGAGAATGATTCGATTCTATGATTGgccaattttttcttaattaacAATCTTAATTTTTCTTGATTATTTATCTGGTTTATATTCCCATGGGATATTTTCCCGAGTACAAATTATGATAGTTATGGAACCTTCTGTTAATGAAAGAAAATATCTTGGCCAGGAACGAATATGAATGGAGGAGGTTGAAACTCATGGTGTTTTGAAGGTGCTCGGTCTGCGCAAATGTTACATGATTTGAAATGTTTATTGCCTGCCCAACGATCATTTAATTATCCATTTTTATTGTCCCAcggcttttgttttgttttttgtgttcatttctcaaaattcacccatacaaaatttaacttgcctaatttttcattttgttggttTTTGCAATCTTAactaatatatattttgaacATGCCATGTTTTACAGTGGCCTTACAAgctttaaagaaaaagaaacgtTTGGAGAAGCAATTGCAACAAATCGATGGCACGCTGTCAACCATTGAAATGCAACGTGAGGCATTGGAAAGTGCCAACACGAATACTGCCGTCTTGACAACTATGAAAAATGCTGCCGATGCTCTCAAGGCGGCCCATCAAAATATGTAAGACCAAATGTGCTTTAAATGGAACTGCTGATTATAAGCATTCAATGTATGTCTTTGGTTTTTTTCCCATAGGGATGTTGATAAGGTCCATGATATGATGGATGATATTGCCGAACAACAAGATGTGGCTCGTGAAATTTCCGATGCTATCTCAAATCCAGTTGCCTTCGGTGCTGACATCGATGACGAAGACTTGGAACGTGAATTAGACGAATTAGAACAAGAGAACTTCGATAGAGAAATCATTGGTGTGCCCGAACCCGCTACCACATTTCCCGAAATTCCGGACGAAGATGTTGCCGAAAAagccaaagaaaagaaaaaagctCCTGTTTCAACTACCACAGCCACCACAGCCGCAGAGGCAGAAGATGGTAAGTTGAAGTGAAGTGTCTTAAGTTTCGGCTAAATGAATTAGTCATAAATGGTATGTTAGCCTATGGGAAGAAATAGGTTTTGAGTAAACAATGATTTATAGTCAGTCCTAATGGAAGCGCCAACGTTAGCCATGTGAAACTTTTCCACCAAGTAACTATCATTTAGCGATTTGCCATTGGAACCTGAAAAGTGGCATTCTATTCCGCTATTAGCTATATCAAGAATCGGAAAGCAAACATTGGTGTGACAAATGCATCCCCACTGTCCTAAATGGCGTGTTCGTGGGCAAATCGATAGGTCAAGAACAACGAGGACCATCGTTTGGCACCGTTTGAGCTGGTTGATAACTTGGCTAATATGTGCAGTAATGGCGTACATAGCAGTCATCATTTTGTGTGATTTTGAGATCCATATTGATGCACAGAATATGAAAATGAACCAAGAGGAGTATCAAGCAACTGGTTTATTAGGGAGATGGTTTAATAATGGCTTCAATAGTGTAAATTTTCCAGACAAAGATAACTGTAAGAGTGCCCAGAAACATGTAATAGCTTAGACGAGGGACTTGACTTCCGGTGCTTGCAGATTGTTTTGCATCAGTGTAAAGGCCCAGCGCCTTGGACAATTTAGGGTTGCTGATACGTTTTTAACTTAAGCAATGGTGAATTTTGATGGTTGTTTATTGACTGCGAGACCATATAAGCGACGAATGACTCACCGTTTTTGCTTATGATTTTCAGGATGATCAATAAATTGACAATCAACGGCAAGTGGTTTGAAATTACCAAAAAATATAGCTGTTTAAGAAATGTTCTAGCCTTAAATAGATAAGAAGTATCGCATTACGGGTATAATGTAGACGTACGATAATAGTTAAAtaatagtttttaaaaaaatatttgccccATCAAAGGTCAGCAATTTTACAAAGCAcaaatgttgctgttgttgttgtagcagtctgttatacactgaagcggcagccctcgccgatgaaggacttcatcgggtcaatccggtacgtaaaatcggctgccttgggattgacAAAGCACAAATATTCAAATGAAGATGGTTCCAAAAACTTTCGTTAGtcaaatttctgaaaattagaaagCTCAACTCtttctacacagaaaaaataacacaaaaattttttcaattaagaatTTAATTAAATCGGTCATTCCTTAATTGAATCCAAATtctttcaattacgatcgtgattgcctaaatacaattttcaataaaaaattaattggttcaatcatttttttaatttaatctaaGCTATTTTTCAATTGCAAtcgtaattaaaatttttgtcattttcaattaaaaacttgaTTGTTTCAGCTTTTCCTATCTAATTCTAAacatattttcgtgattgaaattttttaaattttcaataacaacataattgattcaatcaattttttttagttgaatctgaaaaaaaaatttatacaatatGTGATAGAAAAAATAAtggtgtttttttctttttatcacTCGATTCATTCACCAATTCATTGAATTCAGCACTGTTATGACTGTTCGTTTTTAAAAAGGCTAGCCGctcaaatttttgataaataccTTCTATATATAGAAGATAAAACTTACCTAAAAACATTATTCGACTGGCTTTCTAAAATTTCTAGAAGcaattctaatcttatttatGATCAAAAGATGCATACTAATGGTATAACGGCTTCATTACCATCGAACTCATTACAACATATTCCAGATGAATGTTTTTCGGTTGGGTTCATTTCCCTCCCCCAATGTATGCAAATCAAAAATTTACTGAAAAACGATATATTAACCACTATTTGTCTATGCCGATAGCTAGACATGAACCCGCCTAGCTACTCTTTCTTTTATAATAAGGGAAACAATATTTTCTGCtgcatttttggaaaaaccccGTAGATGCTTGTTTCTAAGGAATGATTATGGAACCaaacataaacctcaaattcCGGGAGATTTACGTATGTGAACCATATTGCATCGAAGTCGTGGGTGCGAAATCgtgcatattttcaattaaattttttattaatcaaattgaaaaattaattggttGTCTcggaaatttcaattatttttttaattgggtcgtttataattaaaaatttcaattaaaacattaattggcaatttcaaaaatgttcaatcatttttttattgaatatgcaatttgtataccctccaccataggatggggttatactaatttcgtcattctgtttgtaacacctcgaaatatgcgtctgagaccccatacagtatatatattcttattcttgtccgtccatccgtccgtctgtctgtcgaaagcaggcaggaaattttgcacaaatactttttattagtgtatgtcagttgggattgtaaatgggccaaatcggtccatgttttgatatagctaccctataatccgatcttgggtcttgaattcttgagcctctagtgggcccaattctcgtccgatttgactgaagttttgcacgtggtgttttggtattacttccaatggTTGCGCCAagtgtggcgcaaatcggtgcataacctgatatagcttccatataaaccgatctaggaccttgaattcttgagcctctagtgggcccaattctcgtccgatttgactgaagttttgcacgtggtgttttggtattacttccaataattgcGCCAACTGTGGCGCAAAttagtgcataacctgatatagctgctatataaaccgatctgggatcttgacttcttgagcctctagagggcgcaattcttatccgatttggcagaaattttgttccacggcttctctcatgtctttcaacatacttgtctaatatggtctgaatcgatcaatagcttgatacagcttccatataaacctatctcaagattttgcttcttgaacccctacaaggcgcagattatagaccgatttggacctcatgaaaattggggcttccagggacctaaaaagtcaaatccggtgatcggtttatatggaagctataccaggttttagaccgatttggaccgcacttggcacataacagaacgctacatgcaaattttcacccatatcggacaaaaattgcagcttccagggctcaagatgtcaaatcgggagatcggtttatatgggagctatatcgaattctgATATagcaatccccatcgacctacatcaatattaagtatctgcaaaatttcaagcgggtagctttagaCGCTATTGtgattcgacagacggactgacggacggacatggctagattgaatcagaatgtcgagaggatccagaatatatatacatatggggtcgcagatcaatatttcaaggtgttaaaaacagattgactagataagtatacttccatcctatggtgggtataaaaacaaacagcatTGACCTCGAACTTAAATATTCAtcaaatttctgaaattttgttcaacaaattctgactgcactcattgatatgtgagaagtttgcccctgttccttagtggaatgttcatgggcaaaatttgcaaatttgctgcAATAgtttttaacaatataaatattattggtaaaattgaattttttgttgaattgtaccctttttttgataaaaaattattagATTAACCAAAATCCTGTAATTCATAAGCCAAACGTTAGTTAAAAGAAAGCCTTAAACAATAATTATCTGAAACAACCTACAACTCTCGAGACACTTGCATGATTGCTTTCGATCATGGGGGGCAACTGACCCATGACATAGTGGTCTTTTCGGTAGTATTTGTCAAATTTGAcatgaaaataaataacaaacaacATTTATTAACCAACTACTAaccattatttttgttttaattttttcattctcaGATGATCCTGTTATGAAACAATTATTGGCATGGGCTAACTAAACTCCTCACATCTATGGCACCTATGGTTAAATTGCTACACGAAACAAGAGAAAGAAGAAGCAACATCTAAAAGACCTTTGTCCAGGTCCCTTTGTaaacaaagttttatttttctattaagGCTATCTATCCTACCCTCATATACAAGTAATGATAACAATACTGCATATGTCTTCAAGGTAATCAATCAATAATCAAGGGCTTGGAGCGCTAGACACATATTTTACAGATAGTATTCCATCATCACATCATAtcgaatttcttttaaatttgtgGTATACTATTTGGATTTCCTTTTCTCGGCTGCGAGGAATCtcctttataaatatatatacatagctTTTGATATTGAGCATCCCTGGATAATTGTGTGCAGTTATAAAAGTAGTTTCTCACATCAGTTTTTACACCTCCTCATGAGATGGAGAGATTTGCTTTAGTCTATGTGTCCGCAATTCAATTTGTGTagctttttatttgattttgtttagATTCAGCGCTCTTGAAAATAGGGTTATAAGATAACATTGTATTGTAATTTAAATGTATTCTAATATTTTAATCGAAGGAGAACAGAGAACACAACGTTTATACATTAATTgatgataataaaaaaaaaactcactaaATGAAATAAGaacatttaagaaaatttcacatGAATTTGAATTCGATGAAAAAGAAATGAATGGTGGTTaagataaaaagaaatttatggATATGAGAAGAAAGATCACAGATCACATGTAAGTATTTCATGTGAAACGGTTCGATTAATTTGATTCATTAATTCTTGCAAAGGTTTATTTACTGAGAATACAATGATAAATCATCTGgttggaatagacgtttctgtTTTGGTTTATCTTATCTTGGCCAACAACTACGACAATATATTTTTATCGCTTGGTCGGCTTTGTCAGCAGAGAGCATAGAAACGATATAATCTTACAAAGGTTAAAGTTTAAACTGTAATACGATAAATCACtagagatttatttatttttttaattttaatatatttaatatatttctTTGGCCTTCTCGGCCAAAAGAAGTATTACAACGATATATactccttgaagccatcacacctaatatggttgaaaagtcttctaaccaaaaacgaaacgcgtcccatagtgtttggtgtgtgttgctatctttggctttccttttccatttgcatctccgatcatttagctcgtctcgaaagagaaacaaacaaaaattgtaaaatttaatgatctcaccctaacagacaaaaaacttgaaaaattagaaattcggcagagcccggccaggattcgaacctgggcacacggagcaacagcgagagccattgccgttggcctagcgttcgaagccatcaatacaacttccaacagacgaacgaaatcatgtgtagtagggagaagtgtaatttgtcgcagaaagaatgtctgtcattacacaaaaatacatgcattgggaaaagtacagctattaagcagggttgtcgagcttggttaatgtggtaattgtatcatagatgcgttttcgctattatttCGTAATAATAATGATGCGTTttcgcacggcccttgaagccatcacacgtAATGTGGTTGAAACGTCTTCTaaacaaagacgaaacgcgtcccatagtggttggtgtgtgttgctatctttggctttcctttaccatttgcatctccgatcattcaactcgtctcgaaagagaaacaaacaaaaattgtaaaatttaatgatatctccctaacaggcaaaaaacttgaaaaattagtCAAGTTATGAGACAAAATGAGACAATCTTCCCATTATTCAAGCCATTCCCTATTGACGCAGTAAGATGAAGCAGCATAGATGTCGTGCTCTGACCTGATCGAAACGCATATTGGAAATCAACAATTTCATGCCCAGCGCCCAACATTATCTGGCCTTAaggaatatgttcgaaaactTTAGAATGtactggcccatttacaatcccaactgatctacacaaataagaagtatttgtgcaaaattccaagcggctagctttactccttcaaaaggtAGCCTGCTtttgacagagagacggacggacggacatggctagatcaccataaaatgtcatgtcgatcatatggtggagggtataaaaataatcccCCATATTTCTTCATCGAAAATTACATTTGGAGAAGTTTTTTAATAATATCTGCATAGACGAAGGGTTGGCATTAGTCGTCTCAGCGCATGGTCCACTCTTGATATCCAGAGACATTAGCAATAGAATAATATTGAGTGCAGCAGATTTTGTCGTTATTTGGTTGAGAAGCACAAGCTAGCTATAATTTGAATCTGGATCTgagtatgttgttgttgtaaccaaatttgcatgtggaggtggcgatcctcgtctagctcctgtaggtgagcaagttcattccggtccaaaagaccgatcgccgcgggaacagagtgGTTATTTAAAcaggccaataactcgccttgtcatatcgagcatcacaggcactgagtatttgtgcaagtgcCGGtaccacccgacctctcactgagactgagaccgctcgataccgcggattgtccgcgactgccgttgcagttactccgtatggagcattccactatccgcaaccagtggacgCGCCCGCAAGCTagtagctaagcttctcgtgacatcaAAGAACACacatcggacctcaaagtttcagcttgtgTAGGGCACACAGCTATCCAGTGCCGGAAatctgagtattgaacagtaggtacATTTTTGGTGTGCTGTCctccaatttacaataccatagtaaaacaatcccatggcaaccggttgtacataccggattaaCCCGAGGGATtccttcatcagcaagggctgcctcagcagtgtacaacacactgctacaacaacaacaaacataggcaatacatttgaattttacttcagtttaaaatgaataaaaactaCACAAAACCGGGTTTTTTTAAGTGCTCAATTTCTTGGTACTTCCACAATGGtaatgtagcgcagaggttagcatgtccacctatgatgctgaacgcctgggttcgattcgGGCAGGAACATGAGAACATTTTTCaatggtggttattccctcctagtgctggcgacatttgtaaggtactttgccatgtaaaaactgtcCTAAAgaggtcccttttcattgagcttaaaattaaatcggccagcactcactgatttgtgagaagtttgcccaagttccttaatggaatgttcataggtaaatttgcattgcaatttGAATAAATAATCCAGGTCAATAATGACCAGGCCACAACTCCCATAGCCATTGTCTTTAAGAGGACTTGCATTTTTCttcagttaaaaaatatttaaaaaaaaatctacccaAACAATTCTGTTGACTCACCTTTTTCTATGCGTCCACATTTCCTCCAACAGTGTGAATGCATGAATGAATGACCTTGTACCCAATCCAAAAAActactcaattttttttttaatttccaaacGTTGTGATGTACACAACGAAATGTCTTACAAGTGCAGTAGCCAAAATAGAAGACATGCCATGTGCCTTAACAGCAAGCAGCGATCGATCCAGCGCTCTTTATACCTGATCAGaataattaattgaaaaatCATGTATGATGGGTGACAAATAGCGCGTAATCCCCCCCTAACATAAGCCAAAGAAAAAGAATTAAGCAATTGTCTTAATGTTCACTACGTACATAGCTAGTTATTACCAAAAAAGCTGGattaattttacaatttctgCAAGTATTTGCTGTGATGCCATTCATTGCTTGAGGGCAAAGAAATTCAAAACATTGTGGTAGATGTTTAGTCTTTAACACCGGCTTAAGCCAAACAGACGTtaaacattaaataaaaaaaaaagttcagcgTCATGAAGTGCATAGAGGCTGCAGTTATTGTGGTAAGGTTGATTGATACGCTtaaatttgtttacaaatttagttttttaatttgttattcAGTTTTTGTTGGCTACGTTTCTTCCAACTCATCGAGCCCTACTCCATGACATTCATGAAGTTGTGGATTTTGACTCAGCCAACTTAAGAGAATTTCAGTACTTCAAAAATTTGCCATCACAGGATCCCAAAAGAGCTGCCCAGGCTAATCTGTTTTTggaacattttcaaaaaaagaaagcTGTCCTGGACTACATAgaacatttatttttgggtaagtTACAAAAGGATTATCTTCATAGTCATTTTCTAAAATCCGTGTTATTTTGTAACTtccctatccaatttggttcaaaacattttattagaaaaaattttatttattacattAAAATCATATTTCCATTGCATAAAAATTATCGATCATAAAGCTTATCTTGAAAGAGAAATAGACACATCATTAGAAAAATTAGGGTAGCCCTTACAggcaatctattgggttgcccaaaaagtaattgcggatttttcatgtagtcggcgttgacaaattttttcacagcttgtgactctgtaattgcattctttcttctgtcagttatcagctgttacttttagcttgctttagaaaaaagtgtaaaaaaagtatatttgattaaagttccttctaagttttattaaaaatgcatttactttcttttaaaaaatccgcaattactttttgggcaacccaataattcactTTGACTTGCAGTAAACTTTTACTATTTTTGTGTAGAAGATCCATTGCAATTTATGGGTCGATCATGGATGGCAACTCAATTTCAGTTAAGTTGACAACTGGCAAATTTGTCATAGAAATCTCCATTTCGATATTAAATGAACTACAAAACTTTCACAGCACATATATATTgaaaggcgcttggaacgcgcTGAATTTATCTGGTGGCAACACAACTATAGTTGAGCGACAATCCATAGTCGACCCCTTAAAAAGTTGTACTTAAAACTTTACTTCTCTCTCCCCTCCTTTTCTAGGTAATTCCCCATTTACCAAAGAAAGTGAAATACCATTTGATCCTCATTTCGGTCGTGCTTGGCGTCCTTACTTCGTTAAAAAGTATGGTTGGCGTGGAGAGCGTCTCATTGATGCATTGGGTAGAGGCTATTCCGTAAAATATTTGCGAAAATATGGTGCCATACCCAAGGAATATGGAACGAAGTATTatcctaattaaaaaaaaacaaatgatacAATTAGatttagtttaatttatttgttaaaaaactatttattaaaaaaatctagaaaatattgaaattgtgCGGCTAGTATTAAACTCTTCTTTTTTGCGTTGAAATGTATAGGACATTATTGCCACGTATGAAGGCATCtccatatttattttttagctGACCATTGACATACTCCTCGGTTTGGTCCAGAGCAATGTTCATATAGCCATCCAAACAGGCCAAGACACCTGTAACAAAGATAAAACCCATAAGAAattgttaaaacaaaatttttaatacaagacactgattaAAAAATGATCAGAAATAAAGTTATTTCATAAGTTGCCGCCATAAATGTCCCGCCGACTGGCTTTTGTTTGAAATGGTGCACATAGGACTGCTTAAACTAAC
The genomic region above belongs to Stomoxys calcitrans chromosome 5, idStoCalc2.1, whole genome shotgun sequence and contains:
- the LOC106091043 gene encoding uncharacterized protein LOC106091043; translation: MKCIEAAVIVFLLATFLPTHRALLHDIHEVVDFDSANLREFQYFKNLPSQDPKRAAQANLFLEHFQKKKAVLDYIEHLFLGNSPFTKESEIPFDPHFGRAWRPYFVKKYGWRGERLIDALGRGYSVKYLRKYGAIPKEYGTKYYPN
- the LOC106091052 gene encoding charged multivesicular body protein 4b, with protein sequence MSFFGKMFGGKKEQAPTTGEAIQKLRETENMLVKKQEFLESKIEEELNTARKNASKNKRVALQALKKKKRLEKQLQQIDGTLSTIEMQREALESANTNTAVLTTMKNAADALKAAHQNMDVDKVHDMMDDIAEQQDVAREISDAISNPVAFGADIDDEDLERELDELEQENFDREIIGVPEPATTFPEIPDEDVAEKAKEKKKAPVSTTTATTAAEAEDDDPVMKQLLAWAN